The following coding sequences are from one Bacillota bacterium window:
- a CDS encoding GNAT family N-acetyltransferase: MFADRAQIKDMPAITQVFSEAFAQSVNRYWSVTAPTMALLDIFTFLLEVEPDCFLVAREGQEILGYCVVPGSVRRIWTAALSKGHLVRWALRYFRGDYGRRESILRVIIDKLCFATSRYNYRPGCAQVLSIAVRAGARGRGVGRMLLEKGCEYLRSTGATEVKLEVRPGNEAALALYRRAGFRRIGALRDTQGSWHVMLKTL, encoded by the coding sequence ATGTTCGCAGATCGGGCCCAGATCAAAGACATGCCCGCCATCACTCAAGTCTTTTCCGAGGCTTTCGCCCAGAGCGTCAACAGGTACTGGAGTGTCACGGCACCCACCATGGCGCTGCTGGACATCTTCACCTTCCTCCTGGAGGTGGAGCCGGATTGCTTCCTCGTTGCCAGGGAGGGCCAGGAAATCCTGGGCTACTGTGTGGTACCGGGCAGCGTGAGGAGGATCTGGACCGCCGCTTTGTCAAAAGGCCATCTTGTCCGGTGGGCGCTGCGTTACTTCAGGGGCGACTACGGCAGGCGGGAGAGTATCCTCCGGGTGATCATAGACAAGTTGTGTTTTGCCACCTCACGCTACAACTACAGGCCGGGATGCGCTCAGGTGTTATCCATTGCCGTTAGGGCAGGGGCTCGCGGCAGAGGGGTAGGCCGGATGCTGCTGGAAAAGGGCTGTGAGTACCTCCGGTCTACTGGCGCCACAGAGGTGAAATTGGAGGTGCGCCCAGGCAACGAGGCAGCCCTGGCCCTCTACCGCAGGGCAGGCTTCAGGAGGATTGGGGCCCTGCGGGATACCCAGGGGTCATGGCACGTAATGCTTAAGACCCTGTGA